The sequence CCGGAAGGGGAGTCTGATCGTCAAAACCCCGCGCTTGCCCGCATCGTAGCTCCAACCAACCTCACCCAGCCTTGGCGATCACCTCCTCGCCGAAGCGGGCGAGATGGTCCTCCAGGTCCGGCAGGAACGGGTCGAGCGGCAGCACCAGCCGGCCGGCACCCAACGCCTTGCGCTCCGCCACGGCTTCCAGCGGGTCCTGGCCGGAGCCCGGCAGGGCGCCGGGGCAGCCGAGCGTGATCTCGATCGCCGCCGGGTCGCGGCCGGCCTTCACCGCTTCCTCGCGCATCAGGTCCAGCACCGGGCGAAAGTCGGTCTGCATGCCGGTCGCCGGGAAGAAGCCGTCGCCATAGCGTCCGGCGCGCCGCGCCGCGAACTTGGTATGGCCGCCGATGACGAACGGCACCCGGCCGTTCGCCGGCTTCGGGTTGCAGTTGACGTTCTGGAAGTTGATCAACTCGCCGTCGAAGCTGACATCGTCGCCGCTCCAGAGTGCGCGCATCGCCTGCATCGCCTCGTCGGTGTAGCGGCCGCGGGTCTTGAACGGCACGCCGAGCGCATCGAACTCCTCTTCCAGCCAGCCGACGCCGACGCCCAGCATGATGCGGCCGCCGCTCATATGGTCCATCGTCGCCAACTGCTTCGCCAGCACCAGGGCGTTGCGCTGCGGCAGGATCAGCACGCCGGTCATGAATTTCAGCGTCGTCGTCACCGCGCTCGCGTAGCTCATCCAGGCGAGCGGGTCGGGCATGGCGATTTGCGGCGTGCCCATCAGCTTGCCGGACGAGTGATAGGGGTAGACCGAGGCATAGTCCGACGGGATCACCACATGCTCGATGGCCAACACGGATTCGAACCCGGCCTTCTCCGCGGCCTGCACCAGCCGCTTGGCGCCGGGGCCGTCGGGAAAGGCGAGATTGCCGAAATGCAGGGCGAATTTCATGGGGCGGACCTCCTGTCTCGTTGAGACGGGAGCCTACGCCGCCGGTTCGCTGAACTGCAAGGCGTGCAGATGGGCGTAGAGGCCGCCTTCCTCCAGCAGCGCCTGATGCCGGCCCGATTGCACCACCCGCCCGGCCTCCAGCACGTGGATCACGTCGGCGTCGATGACGGTGGAGAGGCGGTGGGCGATGACGATGGTCGTGCGCCCCTGCATCAGCCGGGCGAGCGCCGTCTGGATTTGCCGCTCGCTCTCCGTATCCAGGGCGCTGGTGGCCTCGTCCAGCAGCAGGATCGGCGCGTCTTTCAGGATCGCGCGGGCAATGGCGATGCGCTGGCGCTGGCCGCCGGAAAGCTTCAGGCCCTGCTCGCCGACCACGGTGTCGTAGCCGGCGGGCAGATCGGCGATGAACCCGTGCGCCGCCGCCGCCCGGGCGGCCGCCTCGACCTCGGCCTGGGTCGCGTCCCAGCGGCCATAGCGGATATTGTTCGCCACCGTGTCGTCGAACAGCACCACCTCCTGGCTCACCACCGACACCGTATCCCTGAGCGAGGCGAGGCTCACCTCGCGCACGTCCCGGCCGTTGACCGAGACCGTGCCCGCCTGCACGTCGTAAAATCGGGGGATCAGCGCGAATATGCTGGACTTGCCGGCCCCGGACGGCCCGACCAGCGCCGTGGTCCGCCCCGCCGGCGCCTCCAGCGAGACGCCGTGCAGCGCCTGGTGCTCGCCGTCATAGCTGAACGCGACGCCCTCCAGCCGCACCGCCCCGGCCTGGCGCGGCAGGGTCGCGGCACCGGGCTTGTCGGTCACGCTCGGCAACTGGTCCAGCAGGGTGTAGACCCGCTCGGCCGCGGCCAGCCCTTCCTGAATGCGGGCGTTCATCTTCCCCAGCGCCCGCATCGGCTGGTAGGCCATCAGCATTGCCGCGATGAACGAGAAAAAGGCGCCGGCCGTGGTGTCGCCGTCGATCACCCTGAGGCCGCCATAGACGATGATCGCCGCCACCGCGACGCCGCCCAGCGCGTCGATGATCGGCTGGGTCGCGGCCTTGGCCAGGGCCGAGCGGTAGCTGAGCTCGAAAATCCGGCGGATCAACGTGCCGGCGCGCTCCTGCTCGTGCGCTTCCATGCGGAAGGCCTTGACCGTGCGGATGCCCTGGAAGGTCTGCCCCAGCCGGGCCGTGAGCGCGCCCATTTCCTCCTGCGTCTCGCGGGTGATGGTGCGCACGCGCTTGCCCAGCATTTGCAGCGGCCAGATGGTCAGCGGCGCGCCGGCAAAGGCGATCGTCGCCAGCAGCCATTCCTGGTAGAACATCAGCCCCACCAGAAAGGCGATGGTCAGCGCATCCCGGCCGATCACCACCACCGCGTCGCTGACCACATAGCGCATGGTGTTGACGTCATAGGTGAAGCGCGAAAGCAGGGTGCCGGAATGGTGGCCCTGCAAGGTGGCCACGTCCTGGTGCATCAGATGGCCGAACAGCCGGGCCTGGATGTCGGCGACGATGCGCTGGCCGACATAGACGACCAGCGTCTCCTGGGCGAAGGTGGCGGCGCTGCGCACCAGAAAGGTGAGCATGACCGCCGCGCCGATCCACCAGATCATGCCGCGGTTCTGGTTGACGAACAATTCGTTGATGACCGGGTCCAGCAGCCAGGCGGTCAGCGAGGTGGTGCCGGCCACGACCACCATGCACACCGCTGCCACGACCAGCCGCTTGCGGTAGGGGGTCACCGAATCGCGCCACAGCCGTTTCAGCAGCGCGAACGAGTTGCGGTCGGCCAGGGGGTGCGGGGCGCGCGTCGCCATCCTATATCCTGTCTCATCGGTACCGGC comes from Alphaproteobacteria bacterium and encodes:
- a CDS encoding LLM class F420-dependent oxidoreductase, translating into MKFALHFGNLAFPDGPGAKRLVQAAEKAGFESVLAIEHVVIPSDYASVYPYHSSGKLMGTPQIAMPDPLAWMSYASAVTTTLKFMTGVLILPQRNALVLAKQLATMDHMSGGRIMLGVGVGWLEEEFDALGVPFKTRGRYTDEAMQAMRALWSGDDVSFDGELINFQNVNCNPKPANGRVPFVIGGHTKFAARRAGRYGDGFFPATGMQTDFRPVLDLMREEAVKAGRDPAAIEITLGCPGALPGSGQDPLEAVAERKALGAGRLVLPLDPFLPDLEDHLARFGEEVIAKAG
- a CDS encoding ATP-binding cassette domain-containing protein — protein: MATRAPHPLADRNSFALLKRLWRDSVTPYRKRLVVAAVCMVVVAGTTSLTAWLLDPVINELFVNQNRGMIWWIGAAVMLTFLVRSAATFAQETLVVYVGQRIVADIQARLFGHLMHQDVATLQGHHSGTLLSRFTYDVNTMRYVVSDAVVVIGRDALTIAFLVGLMFYQEWLLATIAFAGAPLTIWPLQMLGKRVRTITRETQEEMGALTARLGQTFQGIRTVKAFRMEAHEQERAGTLIRRIFELSYRSALAKAATQPIIDALGGVAVAAIIVYGGLRVIDGDTTAGAFFSFIAAMLMAYQPMRALGKMNARIQEGLAAAERVYTLLDQLPSVTDKPGAATLPRQAGAVRLEGVAFSYDGEHQALHGVSLEAPAGRTTALVGPSGAGKSSIFALIPRFYDVQAGTVSVNGRDVREVSLASLRDTVSVVSQEVVLFDDTVANNIRYGRWDATQAEVEAAARAAAAHGFIADLPAGYDTVVGEQGLKLSGGQRQRIAIARAILKDAPILLLDEATSALDTESERQIQTALARLMQGRTTIVIAHRLSTVIDADVIHVLEAGRVVQSGRHQALLEEGGLYAHLHALQFSEPAA